One Pirellulales bacterium genomic window carries:
- a CDS encoding antitoxin family protein, whose amino-acid sequence MEPLVVEAIYENGVLKPAQPLPLKEHEQVRITVESTSYPVRATAGLIPCNDATLIEHIALDPIEEL is encoded by the coding sequence ATGGAACCCCTGGTGGTTGAAGCGATCTATGAGAACGGCGTGCTCAAACCGGCCCAGCCGTTGCCGCTAAAAGAGCATGAGCAGGTACGGATCACCGTCGAATCGACAAGTTATCCGGTTCGGGCAACCGCCGGTTTAATTCCTTGCAATGATGCCACGCTCATCGAGCACATCGCCCTCGATCCAATCGAGGAGCTATGA